A DNA window from Theobroma cacao cultivar B97-61/B2 chromosome 5, Criollo_cocoa_genome_V2, whole genome shotgun sequence contains the following coding sequences:
- the LOC18597456 gene encoding protein DETOXIFICATION 44, chloroplastic isoform X1, translated as MAATLSHFRSKFNAAKHPFLKPHKLSRNRSFSLCTPILPKSSKHKNSTTSLKTSPQQQNVQPEKSRSRLPSKPVGIADSDPTSSLLFRRLRDGFKIDELGLEILSIALPAALALAADPIASLVDTAFVGHLGSVELAAVGVSVSIFNLVSKLFNVPLLNITTSFVAEEQALIGKNSNDGEFEHQGKKVLPSVSTSLALAAGLGIAEAVALSVGSGFLLNIMGIPVDSPMRGPAEQFLSWRAFGAPPIVIALAAQGTFRGFKDTKTPLYAIGAGNLLNAILDAILIFPIGFGVGGAAVATVTSEYLIAIILLWELNGKVVLISPSVDWRKVALYIKSGGLLIVRTIATLGTLTLATSLAARQGPIPMAGHQICIQVWLAVSLLTDALALSGQALLATDYSQENYQQARRVIYSVLLIGLGTGFSLAVFLFLGFGAFSGLFSTDSEVLQIALSGTLFVASSQPVNAIAFVLDGLYYGVSDYEYAAVSMVLVGLISSAFLLVAAPVFSLAGVWTGLFLFMALRVVAGIWRLGTKTGPWKMIYSDMESRNG; from the exons ATGGCTGCCACCCTCTCTCACTTTCGTTCTAAATTCAATGCGGCGAAACACCCTTTTCTCAAGCCTCACAAACTCTCCAGGAACCGCAGTTTCTCACTCTGTACTCCAATTCTTCCTAAGTCCTCAAAGCACAAGAACTCCACCACTTCGCTCAAAACCTCACCCCAACAACAAAATGTTCAACCTGAAAAATCTCGATCCCGTCTCCCTTCCAAACCTGTTGGTATTGCTGACTCTGACCCGACTTCTTCGCTTCTCTTTCGCCGGTTAAG AGATGGGTTTAAGATAGATGAGCTTGGATTAGAGATTCTGTCAATTGCATTACCTGCTGCGTTGGCTTTGGCTGCCGACCCCATTGCTTCACTTGTCGATACAGCCTTTGTTGGCCATTTGG GGTCGGTTGAATTGGCGGCGGTTGGGGTATCAGTATCAATATTCAATCTCGTGTCAAAGTTGTTTAATGTTCCTTTACTTAATATCACCACGTCCTTTGTTGCTGAAGAGCAAGCATTGATTGGTAAAAACAGTAATG ATGGTGAATTTGAGCATCAAGGCAAGAAAGTTCTTCCCTCAGTATCCACTTCCCTGGCACTTGCTGCTGGCCTTGGCATTGCAGAAGCTGTTGCACTCTCAGTTGGCTCGGGTTTCTTATTGAATATCATGGGTATACCTGTT GATTCACCAATGCGTGGACCAGCTGAGCAGTTTCTCTCCTGGAGGGCCTTTGGTGCCCCGCCAATTGTAATTGCACTTGCTGCTCAAGGCACTTTTCGTGGATTTAAGGATACCAAGACACCTTTGTACGCCATTG GTGCAGGCAACTTACTGAATGCAATATTGGatgcaattttgatatttcCCATTGGTTTTGGCGTTGGTGGTGCTGCAGTTGCTACTGTGACTTCTGA ATATTTGATAGCCATTATTCTTCTCTGGGAGTTGAATGGGAAAGTTGTACTGATCTCTCCTAGTGTTGATTGGAGAAAAGTCGCCCTATATATAAAATCTG GTGGACTTCTCATTGTCAGGACAATAGCCACTCTTGGAACTCTCACCCTTGCAACATCTCTGGCAGCTAGGCAGGGCCCTATTCCTATGGCTGGTCATCAGATTTGCATACAAGTTTGGTTGGCAGTATCGTTGCTTACTGATGCTTTAGCACTTTCTGGTCAG GCTCTTCTTGCCACTGATTACTCCCAAGAAAATTATCAACAAGCTCGCCGAGTGATTTACAGTGTTCTACTG ATTGGTTTAGGAACAGGATTTTCGTTGGCTGTCTTCTTATTCCTTGGATTTGGAGCATTTTCTGGGTTATTTAGCACAGATTCAGAAGTTCTCCAAATTGCCTTGTCAGGTACTCTG TTTGTTGCCAGCTCTCAGCCAGTGAATGCTATTGCTTTTGTACTTGATGGGCTCTACTATGGAGTTTCAGACTATGAATATGCTGCCGTCTCTATG GTTCTAGTCGGATTAATCTCATCAGCATTCCTACTTGTGGCTGCTCCTGTGTTCAGTCTTGCTGGAGTCTGGACAGGCTTATTTCTCTTCATGGCTTTGCGTGTGGTAGCTGGAATTTGGAG GTTGGGCACAAAAACGggaccatggaaaatgatttATTCTGATATGGAGAGTAGAAATGGATAA
- the LOC18597456 gene encoding protein DETOXIFICATION 44, chloroplastic isoform X3 yields MAATLSHFRSKFNAAKHPFLKPHKLSRNRSFSLCTPILPKSSKHKNSTTSLKTSPQQQNVQPEKSRSRLPSKPVGIADSDPTSSLLFRRLRDGFKIDELGLEILSIALPAALALAADPIASLVDTAFVGHLGSVELAAVGVSVSIFNLVSKLFNVPLLNITTSFVAEEQALIDGEFEHQGKKVLPSVSTSLALAAGLGIAEAVALSVGSGFLLNIMGIPVDSPMRGPAEQFLSWRAFGAPPIVIALAAQGTFRGFKDTKTPLYAIGAGNLLNAILDAILIFPIGFGVGGAAVATVTSEYLIAIILLWELNGKVVLISPSVDWRKVALYIKSGGLLIVRTIATLGTLTLATSLAARQGPIPMAGHQICIQVWLAVSLLTDALALSGQALLATDYSQENYQQARRVIYSVLLIGLGTGFSLAVFLFLGFGAFSGLFSTDSEVLQIALSGTLFVASSQPVNAIAFVLDGLYYGVSDYEYAAVSMVLVGLISSAFLLVAAPVFSLAGVWTGLFLFMALRVVAGIWRLGTKTGPWKMIYSDMESRNG; encoded by the exons ATGGCTGCCACCCTCTCTCACTTTCGTTCTAAATTCAATGCGGCGAAACACCCTTTTCTCAAGCCTCACAAACTCTCCAGGAACCGCAGTTTCTCACTCTGTACTCCAATTCTTCCTAAGTCCTCAAAGCACAAGAACTCCACCACTTCGCTCAAAACCTCACCCCAACAACAAAATGTTCAACCTGAAAAATCTCGATCCCGTCTCCCTTCCAAACCTGTTGGTATTGCTGACTCTGACCCGACTTCTTCGCTTCTCTTTCGCCGGTTAAG AGATGGGTTTAAGATAGATGAGCTTGGATTAGAGATTCTGTCAATTGCATTACCTGCTGCGTTGGCTTTGGCTGCCGACCCCATTGCTTCACTTGTCGATACAGCCTTTGTTGGCCATTTGG GGTCGGTTGAATTGGCGGCGGTTGGGGTATCAGTATCAATATTCAATCTCGTGTCAAAGTTGTTTAATGTTCCTTTACTTAATATCACCACGTCCTTTGTTGCTGAAGAGCAAGCATTGATTG ATGGTGAATTTGAGCATCAAGGCAAGAAAGTTCTTCCCTCAGTATCCACTTCCCTGGCACTTGCTGCTGGCCTTGGCATTGCAGAAGCTGTTGCACTCTCAGTTGGCTCGGGTTTCTTATTGAATATCATGGGTATACCTGTT GATTCACCAATGCGTGGACCAGCTGAGCAGTTTCTCTCCTGGAGGGCCTTTGGTGCCCCGCCAATTGTAATTGCACTTGCTGCTCAAGGCACTTTTCGTGGATTTAAGGATACCAAGACACCTTTGTACGCCATTG GTGCAGGCAACTTACTGAATGCAATATTGGatgcaattttgatatttcCCATTGGTTTTGGCGTTGGTGGTGCTGCAGTTGCTACTGTGACTTCTGA ATATTTGATAGCCATTATTCTTCTCTGGGAGTTGAATGGGAAAGTTGTACTGATCTCTCCTAGTGTTGATTGGAGAAAAGTCGCCCTATATATAAAATCTG GTGGACTTCTCATTGTCAGGACAATAGCCACTCTTGGAACTCTCACCCTTGCAACATCTCTGGCAGCTAGGCAGGGCCCTATTCCTATGGCTGGTCATCAGATTTGCATACAAGTTTGGTTGGCAGTATCGTTGCTTACTGATGCTTTAGCACTTTCTGGTCAG GCTCTTCTTGCCACTGATTACTCCCAAGAAAATTATCAACAAGCTCGCCGAGTGATTTACAGTGTTCTACTG ATTGGTTTAGGAACAGGATTTTCGTTGGCTGTCTTCTTATTCCTTGGATTTGGAGCATTTTCTGGGTTATTTAGCACAGATTCAGAAGTTCTCCAAATTGCCTTGTCAGGTACTCTG TTTGTTGCCAGCTCTCAGCCAGTGAATGCTATTGCTTTTGTACTTGATGGGCTCTACTATGGAGTTTCAGACTATGAATATGCTGCCGTCTCTATG GTTCTAGTCGGATTAATCTCATCAGCATTCCTACTTGTGGCTGCTCCTGTGTTCAGTCTTGCTGGAGTCTGGACAGGCTTATTTCTCTTCATGGCTTTGCGTGTGGTAGCTGGAATTTGGAG GTTGGGCACAAAAACGggaccatggaaaatgatttATTCTGATATGGAGAGTAGAAATGGATAA
- the LOC18597456 gene encoding protein DETOXIFICATION 44, chloroplastic isoform X2 — MAATLSHFRSKFNAAKHPFLKPHKLSRNRSFSLCTPILPKSSKHKNSTTSLKTSPQQQNVQPEKSRSRLPSKPVGIADSDPTSSLLFRRLRDGFKIDELGLEILSIALPAALALAADPIASLVDTAFVGHLGSVELAAVGVSVSIFNLVSKLFNVPLLNITTSFVAEEQALIGKNSNDGEFEHQGKKVLPSVSTSLALAAGLGIAEAVALSVGSGFLLNIMGIPVDSPMRGPAEQFLSWRAFGAPPIVIALAAQGTFRGFKDTKTPLYAIGAGNLLNAILDAILIFPIGFGVGGAAVATVTSEYLIAIILLWELNGKVVLISPSVDWRKVALYIKSGGLLIVRTIATLGTLTLATSLAARQGPIPMAGHQICIQVWLAVSLLTDALALSGQALLATDYSQENYQQARRVIYSVLLIGLGTGFSLAVFLFLGFGAFSGLFSTDSEVLQIALSGTLFVASSQPVNAIAFVLDGLYYGVSDYEYAAVSMVLVGLISSAFLLVAAPVFSLAGVWTGLFLFMALRVVAGIWRLNCLMLGWAQKRDHGK; from the exons ATGGCTGCCACCCTCTCTCACTTTCGTTCTAAATTCAATGCGGCGAAACACCCTTTTCTCAAGCCTCACAAACTCTCCAGGAACCGCAGTTTCTCACTCTGTACTCCAATTCTTCCTAAGTCCTCAAAGCACAAGAACTCCACCACTTCGCTCAAAACCTCACCCCAACAACAAAATGTTCAACCTGAAAAATCTCGATCCCGTCTCCCTTCCAAACCTGTTGGTATTGCTGACTCTGACCCGACTTCTTCGCTTCTCTTTCGCCGGTTAAG AGATGGGTTTAAGATAGATGAGCTTGGATTAGAGATTCTGTCAATTGCATTACCTGCTGCGTTGGCTTTGGCTGCCGACCCCATTGCTTCACTTGTCGATACAGCCTTTGTTGGCCATTTGG GGTCGGTTGAATTGGCGGCGGTTGGGGTATCAGTATCAATATTCAATCTCGTGTCAAAGTTGTTTAATGTTCCTTTACTTAATATCACCACGTCCTTTGTTGCTGAAGAGCAAGCATTGATTGGTAAAAACAGTAATG ATGGTGAATTTGAGCATCAAGGCAAGAAAGTTCTTCCCTCAGTATCCACTTCCCTGGCACTTGCTGCTGGCCTTGGCATTGCAGAAGCTGTTGCACTCTCAGTTGGCTCGGGTTTCTTATTGAATATCATGGGTATACCTGTT GATTCACCAATGCGTGGACCAGCTGAGCAGTTTCTCTCCTGGAGGGCCTTTGGTGCCCCGCCAATTGTAATTGCACTTGCTGCTCAAGGCACTTTTCGTGGATTTAAGGATACCAAGACACCTTTGTACGCCATTG GTGCAGGCAACTTACTGAATGCAATATTGGatgcaattttgatatttcCCATTGGTTTTGGCGTTGGTGGTGCTGCAGTTGCTACTGTGACTTCTGA ATATTTGATAGCCATTATTCTTCTCTGGGAGTTGAATGGGAAAGTTGTACTGATCTCTCCTAGTGTTGATTGGAGAAAAGTCGCCCTATATATAAAATCTG GTGGACTTCTCATTGTCAGGACAATAGCCACTCTTGGAACTCTCACCCTTGCAACATCTCTGGCAGCTAGGCAGGGCCCTATTCCTATGGCTGGTCATCAGATTTGCATACAAGTTTGGTTGGCAGTATCGTTGCTTACTGATGCTTTAGCACTTTCTGGTCAG GCTCTTCTTGCCACTGATTACTCCCAAGAAAATTATCAACAAGCTCGCCGAGTGATTTACAGTGTTCTACTG ATTGGTTTAGGAACAGGATTTTCGTTGGCTGTCTTCTTATTCCTTGGATTTGGAGCATTTTCTGGGTTATTTAGCACAGATTCAGAAGTTCTCCAAATTGCCTTGTCAGGTACTCTG TTTGTTGCCAGCTCTCAGCCAGTGAATGCTATTGCTTTTGTACTTGATGGGCTCTACTATGGAGTTTCAGACTATGAATATGCTGCCGTCTCTATG GTTCTAGTCGGATTAATCTCATCAGCATTCCTACTTGTGGCTGCTCCTGTGTTCAGTCTTGCTGGAGTCTGGACAGGCTTATTTCTCTTCATGGCTTTGCGTGTGGTAGCTGGAATTTGGAG ACTGAACTGTTTAATGTTAGGTTGGGCACAAAAACGggaccatggaaaatga
- the LOC18597455 gene encoding dehydration-responsive element-binding protein 2C, with protein MSMSSPMIRNSGSSVMEDGVRARNKKPRRRRNGRESVEDTIEKWKKYNNDQLQLGEEVGLKKVGKVPAKGSKKGCMQGKGGPENSRCKYRGVRQRIWGKWVAEIRQPINGVRVGNKGNNRLWLGTFSNAIEAALAYDKAAKAMYGPYARLNFPDHSEESAVHNSNNESASSTNETCSTESTSISNSFAEKAKESSVHYSSPVEEPELHVVEESKVCLVDKPMEKRDCSQVYINEEAGCIAEDTATETRGTEYNSRNDCKPYKEQGVEVETLKEAMDHELTELMRLHNDTNDYLHNELKDEGCQLSINFLDSDDYNLQTPFKKKEMESEVELSQNMLSSAYSGFNFRPNYMDNEEQDAGISIIDLEPSNDVKVEMPVTRENWKCELAGSIESIDYNIFSGKDDNLQTELTGGNLSLGFCYKPSSEMKAEAPVLMEEVEVEPGGFTDFNSYKGFGKTYDHMPYEPTDMICERQMNATTPTDFKAQTPINYGGFNSFKDKLDFLHSWPAEAITDVKPFALIRNDNCGLRPKESYNSDQFESSSTSYPERGGLQDPIAEAQGGFNQYETGFGEDYKLEFSRPDVDLDLGTDLWFPEHGF; from the exons ATGA GTATGAGTTCCCCTATGATTAGAAACAGCGGCTCTTCGGTTATGGAGGATGGTGTTAGAGCTCGTAATAAGAAGCCCCGGAGGAGAAGAAATGGACGTGAATCAGTAGAGGACACGATTGAGAAGTGGAAGAAGTACAACAACGACCAACTTCAACTTGGTGAAGAAGTTGGGCTCAAAAAGGTTGGTAAGGTTCCGGCCAAGGGTTCCAAAAAGGGGTGTATGCAAGGTAAAGGAGGGCCAGAGAACTCCAGATGCAAGTATAGAGGTGTAAGACAAAGGATTTGGGGCAAGTGGGTGGCAGAAATTCGACAACCGATAAACGGGGTTCGTGTAGGAAATAAAGGGAACAACAGGCTTTGGCTTGGAACGTTCTCTAACGCCATTGAAGCAGCTCTTGCTTATGATAAGGCTGCAAAGGCTATGTATGGTCCATACGCTCGCCTCAATTTCCCTGATCATTCCGAGGAATCAGCCGTGCATAACTCAAATAATGAGTCAGCTTCATCAACTAATGAAACTTGTTCGACTGAGTCTACTTCAATATCAAATTCGTTTGCTGAAAAAGCTAAGGAATCAAGTGTACATTACTCGTCCCCTGTAGAAGAACCTGAACTTCATGTAGTTGAAGAATCAAAGGTCTGTTTAGTGGATAAACCGATGGAGAAACGTGATTGTTCTCAAGTTTATATAAATGAGGAAGCAGGATGTATAGCAGAGGACACTGCAACAGAAACGAGAGGTACGGAATACAATTCAAGAAACGACTGCAAACCTTATAAAGAGCAGGGAGTTGAAGTTGAGACGTTAAAGGAAGCCATGGATCATGAACTTACAGAACTTATGAGACTTCACAACGACACAAATGATTACCTGCACAATGAGCTCAAAGATGAGGGATGCCAATTGAGTATCAATTTTCTGGATTCTGATGATTATAATTTGCAGACACCAtttaagaagaaagaaatggaatcAGAAGTAGAACTATCGCAAAACATGTTATCAAGTGCTTACAGTGGCTTCAATTTTAGACCGAATTACATGGACAATGAAGAACAAGATGCGGGTATTTCAATTATTGACTTGGAGCCTTCTAATGATGTTAAAGTTGAGATGCCCGTAACAAGGGAAAACTGGAAATGTGAACTTGCTGGGAGTATTGAATCCATTGattataatattttctctGGTAAAGATGATAACTTGCAGACTGAGCTTACTGGTGGTAACCTCAGCTTAGGTTTTTGTTATAAGCCTTCAAGTGAAATGAAAGCAGAAGCGCCTGTACTAATGGAAGAAGTGGAGGTTGAACCTGGGGGATTTACTGATTTTAATAGCTATAAAGGTTTTGGTAAAACTTATGATCACATGCCTTATGAGCCCACAGATATGATCTGCGAGCGACAAATGAATGCTACTACACCTACTGATTTCAAAGCTCAGACGCCTATAAATTATGGTGGCTTCAACAGCTTCAAGGATAAATTGGACTTTCTGCATAGTTGGCCAGCAGAAGCCATAACTGATGTGAAGCCTTTTGCCTTGATTAGAAACGACAACTGCGGATTGAGACCGAAGGAAAGTTACAATTCTGACCAATTTGAGTCCTCTTCTACCAGCTACCCTGAAAGAGGTGGGTTGCAGGACCCCATAGCAGAGGCACAGGGTGGCTTCAACCAATATGAGACAGGCTTTGGTGAAGATTACAAGTTGGAATTTTCGAGGCCTGATGTTGATTTGGACTTGGGTACTGATTTATGGTTTCCTGAGCATGGATTCTAG